A window from Salvia miltiorrhiza cultivar Shanhuang (shh) chromosome 2, IMPLAD_Smil_shh, whole genome shotgun sequence encodes these proteins:
- the LOC131009973 gene encoding wax ester synthase/diacylglycerol acyltransferase 4-like: MEGEEEVFEPMSPTAQYLKSSALSLTILGVMEMEDDIDDSITMSFIKDIFLSINPRFSSIMVADKDGVRKWKKVEVNLEDHVYKPTFPSGMSVDYYNECFNDYLSKLATEQLPQDRSLWEIHILKYPTKNAAGNIISKLHHSLGDGYSLMGSLLTCLQRIDDPSLPLSFPPLQSSTGPRIRRNSFLRRVPRIFTGIVNTAYDFGWGLLKSTSMKDDKSPIRSGVDGVEFRRIATTTTSFSIDQLKQIKSKLNVTINDVVTGMIILGTRLYMQKTDEQSCKSNTTALVLLNTRAIRGYKSVDEMIKPNSDTPWGNQFTFLHVPLPKLTQSKLLDPLYFVKKAHRMIKKQKNSAAIYLIGQFLSFITRVKGHEATARHIHATLKNTSMAISNMIGPIEPVALVNQPCKGLYFAVAGPPQSLSITMVSYVGKLRIAVTSEKEFIDPNKMKSCIEYAFEVIYKAALEV; this comes from the exons ATGGAGGGTGAAGAAGAAGTGTTTGAGCCTATGAGCCCAACTGCTCAATACTTGAAGAGCTCTGCGTTATCACTCACAATTTTGGGAGTTATGGAAATGGAAGATGATATTGATGATTCCATCACCATGTCTTTCATTAAAGATATCTTCTTGTCTATAAACCCTCGTTTCTCCTCGATTATG GTTGCTGATAAGGATGGAGTGAGGAAATGGAAAAAGGTAGAGGTGAATCTCGAAGACCACGTCTACAAACCGACTTTCCCCAGCGGCATGTCGGTGGACTACTACAACGAATGTTTCAACGACTATTTGTCAAAATTAGCGACAGAACAACTCCCACAAGACCGGTCGTTGTGGGAGATTCACATACTCAAATACCCCACCAAGAATGCGGCCGGCAATATCATATCTAAGCTCCATCACTCGCTAGGAGACGGCTACTCCTTGATGGGATCCCTCCTGACATGCCTCCAACGTATCGATGATCCGTCGCTACCTCTATCGTTCCCACCGCTGCAGTCGAGCACGGGTCCTCGGATCCGTCGCAATTCTTTTTTGCGACGGGTTCCTAGGATATTTACCGGCATCGTTAACACGGCTTACGATTTCGGGTGGGGCCTCCTTAAGAGCACCTCGATGAAGGACGATAAATCGCCGATAAGATCGGGCGTTGACGGGGTAGAATTCCGACGGATCGCGACGACCACAACGTCGTTTTCCATCGATCAACTCAAGCAAATCAAGAGCAAGCTCAACGTG ACTATTAATGACGTCGTTACCGGCATGATAATATTGGGAACTCGACTATACATGCAAAAAACAGACGAACAATCATGCAAATCAAACACCACAGCCCTAGTATTACTCAATACTAGGGCTATTAGAGGGTATAAATCAGTTGATGAGATGATCAAACCTAATTCAGACACACCATGGGGCAACCAGTTTACATTCTTGCATGTTCCTTTACCTAAATTGACTCAATCGAAGCTTCTAGATCCACTTTATTTTGTCAAGAAAGCTCATCGGATGATCAAGAAGCAGAAAAACTCTGCTGCAATTTACCTTATCGGCCAGTTCCTTAGTTTTATTACAAGGGTCAAAGGTCATGAG GCAACAGCTCGACATATTCATGCAACATTAAAAAACACAAGCATGGCGATTTCAAATATGATTGGGCCTATTGAACCAGTGGCTTTGGTCAATCAGCCTTGTAAAGGCCTCTACTTCGCGGTTGCGGGCCCACCCCAG AGCCTATCTATAACAATGGTAAGCTATGTGGGAAAGTTGAGGATTGCAGTGACATCGGAGAAAGAATTTATTGACCCAAATAAAATGAAATCGTGTATTGAATATGCCTTTGAGGTCATCTACAAAGCTGCTCTTGAAGTTTAG